One Oligoflexus sp. genomic region harbors:
- a CDS encoding sensor histidine kinase: MTSASLWGQTLVVDRILYREDPSRTLTPEAAQRDLLREARPFEKITTSYSDSTHWFLLEMHALTDDEPTQILHIENPLISELEAWRIEAGTLQPLDVHELRHRHPLLPIQAQAGTTVRILLKIFMPDMTVLSFGLERPVLAPEVHPFNSFSFAFMLAGFAAGLLIYNVILYLSVRDLDLANFSIYAFTLIIATFGATGGWVALGLPPSVNAWFSCLAAISMACALNFTRSFFDMKHRAPLFDHLFVAGKLSNVIVGILLACNLSRTVQYLIDFNMILSLLLCMIFGVTACKRRYPLAQNYLLGMSGYIGALAVYIGLQYGWVERNMWSENAQLFALNFQILVLSSAVGSKISRLRAELLAQLKEANSVLEQKVEERTRTVIEQQQTLIQTAKMASLGEMAGGIAHEINNPLMIISGYAENLATAIRQGQMNETRALAFHERIQKATDRIRKIISGLQNLSRVVTDDECHEVTLGALIRDALSLCESRFSHQGVALRVKLPEPDVTLRCNAGQICQVLINLLNNAYDAIEHEDEPWVEIRVEDRADCVRIRIFDCGTGIPPTILQRIFDPFYTTKEIGKGTGLGLSISKSLIERQGGRIYVDQNQPHTCFVIELGQGQNPAQRAA; the protein is encoded by the coding sequence ATGACCTCAGCGTCCCTTTGGGGGCAAACGCTGGTCGTGGACCGCATTCTTTATCGGGAAGACCCGTCGCGAACCCTGACACCGGAAGCGGCTCAGCGTGATCTTCTGCGCGAAGCTCGGCCTTTTGAAAAGATCACGACTTCGTATAGCGACAGCACGCATTGGTTCCTTCTTGAAATGCATGCGCTCACGGATGATGAGCCCACTCAAATCCTGCATATTGAAAACCCTTTGATTTCGGAACTCGAAGCCTGGCGCATCGAGGCTGGGACCTTACAGCCACTTGATGTTCACGAGCTGCGGCATCGTCATCCTCTGCTGCCGATCCAGGCGCAGGCGGGCACGACCGTTCGCATTCTTCTGAAAATATTCATGCCGGACATGACCGTGCTTTCCTTCGGACTGGAAAGGCCCGTGCTGGCACCTGAGGTCCACCCTTTCAATTCCTTTTCCTTTGCCTTTATGCTGGCCGGGTTTGCCGCCGGTCTTTTGATCTATAACGTCATCCTTTATCTTTCGGTCCGCGATCTGGATCTGGCCAACTTTTCGATCTATGCCTTCACGCTGATCATCGCGACCTTCGGAGCCACAGGCGGTTGGGTGGCTTTGGGCCTGCCGCCGTCCGTGAACGCCTGGTTTTCCTGCCTGGCGGCGATCAGCATGGCCTGCGCGCTCAACTTCACGCGTTCGTTCTTCGATATGAAGCACAGAGCGCCGCTGTTCGACCATCTGTTCGTGGCGGGCAAACTGTCCAATGTGATCGTCGGCATTCTGCTCGCGTGCAATCTGTCCCGCACCGTCCAGTATCTCATCGACTTCAACATGATCCTGAGCCTTCTGCTTTGCATGATCTTCGGAGTCACGGCCTGTAAGCGCCGCTATCCCCTGGCCCAGAACTATCTGCTGGGAATGAGTGGCTACATCGGAGCGCTCGCCGTTTACATCGGGCTGCAGTATGGATGGGTCGAGCGTAACATGTGGTCGGAGAACGCCCAGCTGTTCGCCCTTAATTTTCAGATTCTCGTTCTGTCCTCGGCCGTGGGCAGCAAGATCTCGCGCCTGCGGGCTGAGCTGCTCGCCCAGCTGAAAGAGGCCAATTCCGTTTTGGAGCAGAAGGTCGAGGAACGCACACGCACGGTGATCGAGCAGCAGCAGACTCTGATACAAACAGCAAAGATGGCTTCGCTCGGAGAAATGGCTGGCGGCATCGCGCACGAAATCAACAACCCTCTCATGATTATCAGCGGCTATGCGGAAAACCTCGCGACCGCGATTCGCCAGGGGCAAATGAACGAGACGCGGGCGCTGGCCTTTCATGAACGCATCCAGAAGGCCACCGATCGCATCCGGAAAATCATCAGCGGCCTGCAAAATCTTTCGCGCGTTGTCACGGATGATGAATGCCATGAGGTCACGCTCGGTGCATTGATTCGCGATGCCCTGAGCCTTTGCGAATCGCGCTTCTCTCATCAAGGCGTCGCCCTGCGCGTGAAGCTGCCGGAACCCGATGTCACCCTTCGCTGCAATGCGGGTCAGATCTGCCAGGTTCTGATCAACCTTCTGAATAATGCCTATGATGCGATTGAGCATGAGGACGAGCCATGGGTGGAAATTCGGGTCGAGGATCGGGCTGACTGCGTCCGCATACGAATCTTCGACTGCGGAACCGGCATTCCGCCGACGATTCTGCAGCGTATCTTTGATCCCTTCTATACCACCAAGGAAATCGGCAAAGGCACGGGCCTTGGCCTCTCCATTTCCAAAAGCCTGATCGAAAGACAGGGTGGCCGCATCTACGTGGATCAGAACCAGCCTCACACCTGCTTTGTCATCGAACTGGGCCAGGGCCAGAATCCCGCCCAGCGTGCAGCCTGA
- a CDS encoding 2Fe-2S iron-sulfur cluster-binding protein, whose protein sequence is MAVETHPIVIHHKGHTKVVPLRHGLGLQALGKDCEWLEFDCRKADCGICIVRVQEGADNLSAPTLAEADFLKAMQAAPNERLACQCRAFGPLTLEIDDYT, encoded by the coding sequence ATGGCCGTTGAAACGCATCCCATCGTCATTCACCACAAGGGTCACACCAAGGTCGTCCCTTTGCGTCATGGGCTCGGTTTGCAGGCCTTGGGAAAGGACTGCGAGTGGCTGGAATTCGACTGCCGCAAGGCCGACTGCGGGATCTGCATCGTGCGCGTTCAGGAAGGTGCAGACAATCTTTCCGCACCGACTCTGGCCGAGGCTGATTTTCTAAAGGCCATGCAGGCGGCACCCAATGAACGCCTCGCTTGCCAATGCCGGGCCTTTGGTCCCTTGACCCTGGAAATTGATGACTATACCTAA
- a CDS encoding cyclase family protein, whose translation MDYFDISPRIGSSTPVFPGDQAFERQVTMDFSKGDHLGLSWIKSTLHIGAHADAPNHYHRNGQAIDQRDLRLYMGVCQVIDVRSVGPRRIMPQDVDLASIKTSRVLFKSCSFQHTIPFQMAFTSLSPELIEALAERGVRLVGIDTPSVDPADSKDLPSHQALYRHDFAVLEGIDLDAVPPGTWKLSALPLALAGADASPVRAVLWPMDFDW comes from the coding sequence GTGGACTACTTCGATATCTCGCCGCGCATAGGCTCCAGCACCCCGGTTTTTCCCGGGGATCAGGCTTTTGAACGGCAGGTGACTATGGATTTTTCCAAGGGCGACCACCTCGGTCTTTCCTGGATCAAATCCACGCTTCATATCGGGGCGCATGCAGACGCTCCGAATCACTATCATCGGAACGGCCAGGCCATCGACCAGCGCGATCTCAGGCTCTACATGGGCGTCTGCCAGGTCATCGACGTGCGTTCCGTCGGCCCGCGGCGCATCATGCCCCAGGACGTGGATTTGGCAAGCATCAAGACCAGCCGCGTTCTTTTCAAAAGCTGTTCGTTTCAACACACAATACCTTTTCAAATGGCCTTCACATCCCTTTCGCCTGAGCTGATTGAAGCTCTTGCCGAACGCGGCGTCAGGCTCGTCGGCATCGACACGCCGTCGGTGGATCCCGCGGATTCCAAGGATCTGCCGTCGCATCAGGCTCTCTATCGGCATGATTTCGCGGTGCTGGAAGGCATTGATCTGGATGCCGTTCCACCGGGAACGTGGAAGCTAAGCGCCTTGCCTTTGGCTCTGGCAGGAGCGGATGCTTCGCCGGTTCGGGCTGTGCTTTGGCCGATGGATTTTGATTGGTAA
- a CDS encoding LLM class flavin-dependent oxidoreductase, whose translation MKFDIFFSICQTEIDGVMPSEKVMFQQFFDQLKLADELGFETAWVAETHLSCETQKCNPDAVIPHFKGEIGLNTDILQLAHKAFGMTKRIHIGSAIRNILCNGGPLAHAEAVKTFFTLHTLDPDEKRKLFLGFAAGRFPFSNKPYGIKPRNELEAAAWPVIKGLIFNQATEIFLRSLKNEVFSSQDLAPQILPGKNVAIPPFWEFDKVGVIPFEAPLDLLQLVVGSHDPEVQILANRYFPSWVFNLSITPTTTIEATHQRMAQHYHPAGGAWHRSYMPRTSLIFLNGDAHLSPEQQRAKARASAQSALENYWRAMEGTLDPRKVAEAVENAVYGNPQDVANQLKAKYHPDDRLMLWFDFNNHDNAAIKASMEAFWNQTRPLLTRDGQ comes from the coding sequence ATGAAGTTTGATATCTTTTTCTCGATCTGTCAGACCGAAATCGACGGCGTAATGCCAAGTGAAAAAGTGATGTTTCAGCAGTTCTTCGATCAGCTGAAGCTGGCCGATGAGCTGGGTTTTGAAACAGCCTGGGTGGCGGAAACCCATCTGTCCTGCGAAACGCAAAAATGCAATCCTGATGCCGTCATCCCGCATTTCAAAGGCGAGATCGGCCTCAATACCGATATCCTGCAGCTGGCCCATAAGGCCTTCGGCATGACAAAGCGCATCCATATCGGTTCGGCGATTCGTAATATCCTCTGCAACGGCGGACCGCTCGCCCATGCGGAAGCCGTGAAGACCTTCTTCACGCTGCATACGCTGGATCCCGATGAAAAGCGCAAACTCTTTCTGGGTTTTGCCGCGGGACGTTTTCCCTTTTCCAATAAGCCTTACGGCATCAAGCCCCGGAATGAACTGGAAGCGGCCGCCTGGCCGGTGATCAAAGGCCTTATCTTCAATCAGGCCACGGAAATTTTTCTGCGCAGCCTCAAGAATGAAGTCTTCAGCAGCCAGGATCTGGCGCCGCAGATTCTGCCTGGAAAAAACGTCGCGATCCCTCCGTTCTGGGAGTTTGATAAGGTCGGCGTGATTCCCTTCGAGGCTCCGCTCGATCTTCTCCAGCTGGTGGTCGGCTCGCATGATCCCGAGGTTCAGATCCTGGCCAACCGCTATTTTCCCAGCTGGGTCTTCAACCTTTCCATCACGCCCACCACCACGATCGAGGCCACGCATCAGCGCATGGCGCAGCACTATCATCCGGCGGGCGGCGCCTGGCATCGTTCCTATATGCCGCGCACCTCGCTTATTTTTCTGAATGGCGACGCCCATCTTTCCCCCGAGCAGCAGCGGGCGAAAGCGCGTGCGTCCGCCCAGAGCGCACTCGAAAATTACTGGCGGGCGATGGAAGGCACGCTGGATCCGCGCAAGGTCGCCGAAGCCGTGGAGAATGCGGTTTATGGCAATCCCCAGGATGTCGCGAACCAGCTGAAAGCCAAGTATCATCCCGATGATCGCCTGATGCTCTGGTTTGATTTCAATAATCACGATAATGCAGCGATCAAGGCGAGCATGGAAGCCTTTTGGAATCAGACCCGGCCGCTTTTGACGAGGGATGGACAATGA
- a CDS encoding asparaginase, with product MIDNTWVPLVDYRRNGVPEVTVHGAVAWFKGKKPYHSYGGNVLCYGRSMMKPVQIKVIARELDPHLSWESKAVSIASHNAEPIHIEAVRDILKPSEYGLLQTPHSLPLMQFGKQLRRPRRWYHSCSGKHAAILRACAVNHWARIGYTLPQHPFHQVYVAKVREILGADLQSPVFAKDGCGLPTLAMTVNELAALFADLAVRKDEDWIWEAMIRHPDHIGGFNRLDSTILKSCGGRVIAKEGADGLLGLSILHPDYPDGLGVVIKISHGWDPRATWYVARWVLGVLGFELRNPYPLERQKAFIMEEIIPPDLRKNMSEVKPWDDWDPDQDRWYYNPDSYVKGWQDGSDTQLY from the coding sequence ATGATCGACAATACCTGGGTTCCCCTGGTGGACTATCGGCGCAATGGTGTGCCCGAGGTCACGGTGCATGGGGCCGTGGCCTGGTTTAAAGGTAAAAAGCCCTATCATTCGTATGGCGGCAACGTCCTCTGCTACGGCCGTTCGATGATGAAGCCCGTCCAGATCAAGGTGATCGCGCGGGAACTCGATCCGCATCTCAGCTGGGAATCCAAAGCGGTCTCCATCGCTTCGCACAATGCCGAGCCCATCCATATCGAGGCCGTGCGCGATATCCTGAAGCCTTCCGAATATGGGCTGCTGCAGACACCGCACTCTCTGCCCCTGATGCAATTCGGCAAGCAGCTCCGTCGACCCCGGCGCTGGTATCACAGCTGCTCGGGAAAGCACGCGGCCATACTTCGGGCCTGCGCTGTGAATCATTGGGCACGGATTGGCTATACGCTCCCGCAGCATCCCTTTCATCAGGTTTACGTCGCCAAGGTTCGTGAAATCCTCGGCGCGGATCTGCAATCCCCGGTCTTTGCCAAGGACGGCTGCGGCCTTCCCACGCTGGCCATGACCGTGAATGAACTCGCCGCTCTCTTCGCGGACCTCGCTGTGCGCAAGGACGAGGATTGGATCTGGGAAGCCATGATTCGGCATCCCGATCACATCGGTGGCTTCAATCGGCTCGATTCCACCATACTGAAATCCTGCGGCGGACGCGTGATTGCCAAGGAAGGCGCGGACGGTCTTCTGGGACTCAGCATTCTGCATCCTGATTATCCGGATGGTCTGGGCGTTGTGATCAAGATCTCGCATGGCTGGGATCCGCGCGCCACCTGGTATGTCGCGCGTTGGGTCCTCGGTGTGCTCGGTTTTGAACTTCGAAACCCCTACCCTTTGGAGCGGCAGAAGGCCTTTATCATGGAGGAGATCATTCCTCCGGATCTTAGAAAAAATATGTCCGAGGTGAAACCCTGGGATGACTGGGATCCCGATCAGGATCGCTGGTATTACAACCCGGATTCCTATGTGAAAGGCTGGCAGGATGGATCGGATACTCAACTATATTGA
- a CDS encoding cellulase family glycosylhydrolase produces the protein MKAERRLLLLTLMSLSLGSACRGITDLTEDGKLAEVTIGEPVSGDYTSYKFGLEQKDGGYRIPIEEYSKGEKRLSARVPVGTYKISLDYYKDKLPVLSTLFCKDGVRNDIQKFKAGPNTIDLHICNAQGEIMESTVIVKPVFTETGKPGTPNPKPTPTMTPVPGDSFTIQDGKLIDPAGKPFVIRGINVPFAYYFDQSFTAIDHVKTTGFNAVRVVWCANNYQDNGGRCQPKDFRSAADLDRVLTKISDFQLVTVFNLQNATGQNAVEPLNAMADYLMSPEIKAVLLKHKKNVIVNIANEWLGAWDKNRNWIDGYKGVIEKLRKAGLPHVLVVDARGYGQDFSSIEEHARELMQMDKNLLFSSHMYAEYPTEQVVRDKLTFIRNNKIAFMIGEFGCTHYDDSTKVNKTVACEAILKETASASYPIGTMAWSYTGNRSEEVDLDVFSASDWKTLSAYGEKVVNGTYGAKATAKQACYFDMTQTHCR, from the coding sequence ATGAAAGCTGAACGGCGCCTTCTCCTCCTGACCCTCATGTCCCTATCTCTAGGCTCTGCCTGTCGCGGCATCACCGACCTGACTGAAGATGGAAAACTTGCTGAAGTCACCATTGGTGAACCTGTATCGGGCGACTACACGAGTTACAAGTTTGGCCTTGAGCAGAAAGATGGTGGTTATCGCATACCTATTGAAGAATATAGCAAGGGCGAGAAAAGACTCTCGGCCCGCGTCCCAGTGGGAACCTACAAGATTTCGCTTGATTACTACAAAGACAAGTTGCCTGTCCTTAGTACCCTCTTCTGTAAGGACGGCGTTCGGAACGACATTCAGAAATTCAAAGCCGGACCTAATACGATCGACCTGCATATCTGTAATGCTCAGGGCGAAATCATGGAATCCACTGTCATCGTGAAGCCGGTCTTCACGGAGACGGGCAAGCCTGGAACACCAAATCCCAAGCCAACTCCAACCATGACGCCTGTACCGGGCGACAGCTTCACCATCCAGGACGGCAAGCTGATTGACCCTGCGGGCAAGCCCTTTGTGATCCGCGGCATCAACGTTCCCTTCGCCTATTACTTCGATCAATCCTTCACGGCTATTGATCATGTGAAGACGACAGGATTCAATGCCGTGCGTGTGGTGTGGTGCGCGAACAACTATCAGGATAACGGTGGCCGCTGCCAGCCGAAAGACTTTCGCAGCGCTGCGGACCTGGATCGCGTTCTGACCAAGATCAGCGACTTTCAGCTCGTGACAGTGTTCAACCTGCAGAATGCGACAGGCCAAAACGCGGTTGAGCCTCTGAATGCGATGGCTGATTATTTGATGAGCCCCGAGATCAAAGCCGTCCTCCTTAAGCATAAGAAAAACGTGATCGTGAACATAGCCAACGAGTGGCTCGGCGCCTGGGATAAGAACCGGAACTGGATCGATGGCTATAAGGGTGTCATCGAAAAACTTCGCAAAGCCGGCCTGCCCCATGTGCTGGTTGTCGATGCCCGCGGCTACGGTCAGGATTTTTCGAGCATTGAAGAGCATGCTCGCGAGCTGATGCAGATGGATAAGAACCTCCTGTTCTCGTCCCATATGTATGCCGAATACCCAACCGAGCAGGTTGTTCGGGACAAGCTGACCTTCATCCGCAACAACAAGATTGCCTTCATGATCGGTGAATTCGGCTGTACTCACTATGATGATAGTACAAAAGTGAATAAGACCGTGGCCTGCGAGGCCATTCTGAAAGAAACTGCGAGCGCGAGTTATCCGATCGGCACCATGGCCTGGTCGTATACCGGCAACCGCAGCGAGGAAGTGGACCTGGATGTCTTCAGCGCCTCGGATTGGAAAACGCTCTCGGCTTATGGTGAGAAGGTCGTGAACGGCACCTATGGTGCGAAAGCCACTGCGAAACAAGCCTGCTACTTTGATATGACCCAGACTCACTGCCGATAA
- a CDS encoding Rid family hydrolase gives MEGSLISKAYIVSGMPHILLAPDQSPAWGRLRKAYQELADDIRREEADLILYYSTQWLSILGYMFQADPRPEWVHVDQNWHELGSIPYQFAVDTDFAGAYAAEVEQLGYKTRLINYRGFPIDTGTIVAQKLLNPDNRLPAAIVSCNMYSEKEETTRVGQAAARALQKSGKKAIAVLVSNLSNRFHIEKINPAQDRLSSRKDDEWNRKILDMLSAGDVEDVAQTVRQFAREANGDQKFKGMWWLNGLLGQTNHFEGRVYGYEPVWGTGAALVGLHPTAPVQAKPLESTLGSEEGSQAEMVEELTDFEHLTMPTLRPAAPTPAPAPAAPTSAKSPAPHFPDYEIVSKTSAEPVGTYPHARRYGELLFLSGIGPRKHGTKEIPGIVFDAARKVVSYDIRVQTRSVIDNIRKILEEAGSSLEKVIDVQAFLTNMTADFPGYNEVYNEAFKNIRPTRTTVEVGALPTPIAVEFKVIARP, from the coding sequence GTGGAAGGTTCTTTGATCAGCAAAGCCTATATCGTCTCGGGCATGCCGCATATACTTTTGGCTCCCGATCAATCCCCCGCCTGGGGACGCCTGCGGAAGGCCTATCAGGAACTCGCCGATGACATCCGGCGGGAAGAGGCCGACCTTATCCTTTATTATTCCACGCAGTGGCTCTCGATCCTTGGCTATATGTTCCAGGCCGATCCGCGCCCGGAATGGGTGCATGTGGATCAGAACTGGCATGAGCTCGGTTCGATTCCCTATCAGTTCGCTGTCGATACGGATTTTGCTGGAGCCTATGCTGCGGAAGTGGAACAGCTCGGCTATAAAACCCGGCTCATCAACTACCGCGGTTTTCCCATAGATACAGGAACGATCGTCGCGCAGAAGCTTTTAAATCCAGACAATCGTCTGCCGGCCGCCATAGTCTCCTGCAATATGTACAGCGAGAAAGAGGAAACCACCCGTGTTGGCCAGGCTGCGGCGCGGGCCCTGCAAAAATCCGGTAAGAAAGCGATTGCCGTTTTGGTGTCGAATCTTTCCAATCGCTTTCACATAGAAAAAATAAATCCCGCCCAGGATCGCCTGTCCTCCCGCAAGGATGACGAGTGGAATCGAAAGATCCTCGATATGCTGAGCGCGGGTGATGTCGAGGACGTGGCGCAAACCGTCCGGCAATTCGCACGCGAAGCCAATGGCGATCAGAAATTCAAAGGCATGTGGTGGCTCAACGGACTTTTGGGTCAGACCAATCACTTCGAAGGCCGGGTCTATGGTTATGAACCCGTCTGGGGCACAGGCGCGGCTTTGGTTGGACTCCATCCCACCGCACCCGTTCAGGCCAAACCGCTTGAATCCACGCTGGGATCGGAAGAAGGCAGCCAGGCGGAAATGGTCGAAGAGCTGACTGACTTCGAACATCTGACCATGCCTACGCTGCGTCCAGCCGCGCCCACACCGGCTCCTGCTCCTGCAGCACCCACGTCTGCGAAAAGTCCAGCGCCCCACTTTCCCGACTATGAAATCGTCAGCAAAACCAGCGCCGAACCCGTGGGAACCTATCCGCATGCGCGGCGTTATGGTGAACTCCTCTTCCTCTCCGGTATCGGGCCGCGGAAACACGGAACCAAGGAAATTCCCGGCATCGTTTTCGATGCGGCGCGCAAGGTCGTGAGCTACGATATTCGCGTGCAGACGCGGTCGGTGATCGACAACATCCGAAAAATCCTGGAAGAGGCCGGCTCATCCCTGGAAAAGGTGATCGACGTCCAGGCGTTCCTGACCAACATGACCGCTGATTTTCCCGGCTATAATGAAGTCTATAATGAAGCCTTCAAAAACATTCGCCCCACCCGGACGACCGTGGAAGTGGGAGCTTTGCCAACACCGATCGCTGTCGAATTCAAGGTGATCGCGCGTCCCTGA
- a CDS encoding aldehyde dehydrogenase, producing MDRILNYIDGAFVPPLAGQYLDNHEPRTGAVYGQLPDSTAADVDRAVAAAKAAFPAWQALKRQERAQYLYKIADAIEKKLDLFAKAESRDQGKPIHLARSMDIPRAVENFRFFAGAILHQQEKAFQTSPEVLNYTRREPMGVAGLISPWNLPLYLLTWKIAPALAAGNTAVAKPSELTPATAFLLAEVLDEVGLPKGVCNLVFGLGEKAGDALVAHPDVPLISFTGGTETAAVIGRRAAPLYKKISFELGGKNPALIFADCDLDAALATTVRSSFLNQGEICLCTSRLFVEESLLPKFTELFVERVRQLKVGDPESQDSFMGPLVSAEHQDKVAGFVQRARTQGHRVLCGGERVTPQKSLEKGYYFAPTVISTDDASPEIMQQEVFGPVVTITPFRDYADAVCKANSTRYGLAATIWTRNLERAHHAAADIKAGQIWVNTWMLRDLRVPFGGMKDSGIGREGGDYSLEFYTEEKNICLQLGRNQL from the coding sequence ATGGATCGGATACTCAACTATATTGATGGTGCCTTCGTGCCTCCGCTCGCGGGGCAGTATTTGGATAATCATGAGCCGCGCACGGGAGCGGTTTACGGCCAGCTGCCGGATTCCACCGCCGCGGATGTGGACCGTGCCGTGGCCGCTGCGAAAGCCGCGTTTCCCGCCTGGCAGGCTTTGAAGCGGCAGGAACGGGCGCAGTATCTTTATAAGATCGCCGATGCGATTGAAAAGAAACTCGATCTTTTCGCGAAGGCGGAAAGTCGGGATCAGGGTAAACCGATTCACCTGGCCCGCAGCATGGATATTCCCCGCGCGGTGGAAAATTTCCGCTTCTTCGCCGGTGCGATTCTGCATCAGCAGGAAAAAGCCTTTCAAACAAGTCCCGAGGTTTTGAATTATACAAGACGCGAGCCCATGGGCGTGGCGGGACTGATTTCACCCTGGAATTTGCCTCTTTATCTTCTGACCTGGAAGATCGCTCCTGCCTTGGCTGCAGGCAACACCGCGGTGGCGAAGCCTTCTGAACTGACGCCTGCGACGGCCTTTCTTTTGGCGGAAGTCCTGGATGAAGTCGGTCTTCCCAAAGGGGTCTGTAACCTAGTCTTTGGGCTTGGTGAAAAAGCCGGTGATGCTCTCGTCGCTCATCCCGATGTACCGCTGATATCCTTTACCGGTGGTACGGAAACAGCGGCCGTCATCGGGCGACGGGCCGCTCCACTTTATAAAAAAATCAGTTTCGAACTCGGCGGAAAAAATCCTGCGTTGATCTTTGCAGACTGCGATCTGGATGCTGCGCTCGCCACCACGGTGCGTTCGTCGTTTTTGAACCAGGGCGAGATCTGTCTTTGCACCTCGCGACTTTTTGTTGAAGAAAGCCTTCTGCCCAAATTCACCGAACTCTTTGTGGAACGTGTGCGGCAGCTCAAAGTCGGTGATCCTGAATCGCAGGATTCCTTCATGGGACCTTTGGTCAGCGCCGAGCATCAGGATAAGGTCGCAGGATTTGTGCAAAGAGCCCGCACTCAAGGGCACCGCGTCCTCTGCGGTGGTGAACGTGTGACCCCACAAAAAAGCCTGGAAAAAGGCTATTATTTTGCGCCGACCGTCATCAGCACCGACGACGCCTCGCCCGAGATCATGCAGCAGGAAGTCTTCGGCCCCGTGGTGACCATCACGCCTTTCCGCGATTATGCCGACGCTGTGTGTAAGGCCAACAGCACGCGCTACGGCCTCGCCGCCACGATCTGGACCCGCAATCTGGAGCGCGCACATCACGCCGCCGCTGATATCAAGGCCGGACAGATCTGGGTCAACACCTGGATGCTCCGTGACCTGCGCGTGCCCTTTGGGGGCATGAAGGACTCTGGCATCGGCCGCGAGGGTGGTGATTACAGTCTTGAATTCTATACTGAAGAGAAAAATATCTGTCTGCAGCTGGGAAGGAATCAACTATGA
- a CDS encoding SDR family oxidoreductase — MFTRDSMTGKHALVCGASKGIGQACAIELARAGARVTVLARSQANLDATMKSLKESGHGHRPVVCDVSDLNQVRAALPEIGRDVDILVCNSGGPSPGPLLNAETSALEEAFSQHVLANLILVQAFVPHMQTQRFGRIINIISTSVKIPLPGLGVSNTVRGAVASWAKTLANELGPHGITVNNILPGYTRTQRLEQILTNAMQKTGKSREDVEQGFLKDVPAGRFAEAQELAHACLFLASKEASYINGINLPVDGGRTGCL; from the coding sequence ATGTTTACACGTGATTCTATGACGGGGAAGCATGCACTTGTGTGCGGAGCTTCCAAAGGTATTGGACAGGCCTGCGCCATCGAACTTGCCCGCGCGGGAGCCCGCGTGACGGTGCTCGCCCGGAGCCAGGCAAACCTCGACGCCACCATGAAGAGTCTGAAAGAATCGGGGCACGGGCATCGGCCCGTCGTCTGTGACGTAAGCGATTTGAACCAGGTGCGGGCGGCCCTGCCTGAGATTGGCCGCGATGTCGATATTCTCGTCTGCAATAGCGGAGGTCCCAGCCCCGGCCCCCTTCTGAATGCCGAAACCTCGGCGCTTGAAGAGGCCTTCAGCCAGCACGTCCTGGCTAATCTCATTTTGGTGCAGGCCTTCGTCCCGCACATGCAGACGCAAAGATTCGGCCGCATCATCAATATCATCTCGACCTCAGTAAAAATTCCGCTCCCCGGCCTTGGCGTCTCGAATACCGTGCGAGGCGCTGTGGCCAGCTGGGCCAAGACCCTTGCGAACGAGCTGGGGCCGCATGGCATCACCGTCAATAATATTCTGCCCGGCTATACCCGCACGCAAAGGCTGGAGCAGATCCTGACGAATGCCATGCAAAAAACCGGCAAAAGCCGCGAAGACGTCGAGCAGGGTTTTCTGAAAGACGTCCCGGCGGGCCGTTTCGCGGAAGCCCAGGAACTGGCCCATGCCTGCCTTTTCCTCGCTTCGAAAGAAGCCTCCTACATCAACGGCATCAATCTTCCCGTTGATGGGGGAAGGACAGGCTGCTTATGA
- a CDS encoding HPP family protein translates to MKAADIMTRYVLDVMESDDIYQAFSKLRQHHIHQLVVVDVDSQLRGMVSDRDVLRAWAEVSNSDRHFPQVASIMKRDVITCGPDDSLAQITAMMLEHRAHAMPVIDRKRRPVGIITTTDLLRFGFKNLAFSHTETLSAMV, encoded by the coding sequence ATGAAAGCAGCAGACATCATGACTCGTTATGTTCTGGATGTGATGGAATCCGATGATATCTACCAGGCCTTCAGTAAATTGCGCCAGCATCATATTCATCAGCTCGTTGTGGTCGATGTGGATTCGCAGCTTCGCGGCATGGTCTCGGATCGCGATGTGCTGCGCGCATGGGCCGAGGTCTCGAATTCCGATCGTCACTTTCCGCAGGTCGCCAGCATCATGAAACGTGATGTCATCACCTGCGGTCCCGATGATAGCCTTGCTCAAATCACAGCCATGATGCTTGAACATCGCGCGCACGCCATGCCTGTGATCGATCGCAAGCGCCGTCCCGTCGGCATCATTACGACCACCGATCTTTTGCGTTTTGGTTTCAAGAACCTGGCCTTCTCCCATACGGAAACGCTTTCAGCCATGGTCTGA